The Methylophilus sp. TWE2 region ATCTTTTTTTAACAGGCGCATTACCAGCTTGCATAGCATTTATTCATATGTGTTTTGTTTATTTTTAAATGATAACAATTATCATTTACTTTATCAATAAGAAATAACCCTTCACGGTGAGTAAAGAATGGTTAATGTCCGAACTGGCACTTTTAGGGAATCACAGCATGAAACAAAGACTTAGGCAGGATGGTTTGGCAACCACCCTCGGGAGAATCAAGAGGAATGACAAGAGGAAACAGAATACCCGCTTGTGCGAGTATTCTGCGATAGCGCTCAATTATGGTTGAGGCAAGGTTTGTTTGAAGCTGGGGCGTTTGACGAGCACACCATAGTGTTTGGCCAGGTTGGGAAACTTTTCCTGCCAGTATTTACCTTCCCACTTTGCATTTTTAAAACGCAAATCGATATAACCAAGCGTGGTTCCCAAAGCAATATCTGCCAGGCTAAAAGTCTCGTTGACACACCATTTCTTTTTAAGCAGATCCTCATCCAACGCAGTCAAGCCAGCAGTCACTTTGGCAAACTGCTTCTCAATCCAGGCGGCAGATTGTTGTGCATCGGGTTTACGCTGTTCCAGCATCACAGCCACAGCTGCGTCACAGATCCCATCCGCCAATGCTTCCCAGCGACGAACTTTGATCTTGGCCGAATGGTCTTGCGGAATCAGGTGAGCCACTGGTGTGCGATGATCCAGATACTCAACAATCACACGCGAATCATACAAGGCCTCGCCATCATCCAGCACCAGCACAGGGACTTTACCCAATGGATTATGTTGGCTGACTGGACAATCCGGTGCGGACAATACCACCTCGGTTAACGTGAGGTCGACATGTTTCTCGATGGCGACAATGCGCACCTTGCGCGCATATGGACTGTTTACCGTATATAAAAGCTGCATAGTGTGATGTGAGCCAAAAGGTTAAATACTTGTTCAAAAAAATACCCCATGACGAAAATCGCATGTCCAAACATAGCGGGTCTTGGGGTTCTTTTTATTATAATAGCTTTTGGCATGGGCTTAGAATGGTCACATGCATAATTTTTGAACTTGCAGACACCAAATGACCCACTCCATGCCTGATCAGCCATTCCCGCCCTACATAAACGACTCCCTCATCGCCGAACAAGTCCGTGCAGCGCTGGCAGAAGACATGGGTAATGGTGACTTAACGGCAGCACTGATTCCGGTCGGCACACAAGCAACCGCGAGCATCATTAGCCGTGAGCAAGCCATCATTTGTGGCTGTGCCTGGGTCGAGCAATGCTTCAAACAACTGGATCCAACCATTCAATTAACTTGGCTGGTCAAGGAGGGGGACCGCGTAGAAGCGAACCAGGCACTCGTCAACATTCAGGGGAATGCCCGCGCCATGCTAAGCGCAGAGCGGCCTGCACTCAATTTCCTGCAAACCCTGTCTGCCGTATCCACCCACACTCGCCGTTATGTGGATGCGATTGCTGGACTACCCACACAGATTTTAGATACGCGCAAAACGTTACCTGGACTTCGCCTGGCACAAAAATACGCTGTACTGACAGGAGGCGGGGCAAATCAGAGGCTGGCTTTATACGATGGCATTCTCATCAAGGAAAACCACATCGCTGCGGCAGGGTCGATTGCAGCTGTGTTGGCAGCCGCCTTTGCCATGGGTAGCACAAGCAATATTCAGATTGAAGTCGAGAACCTGGATGAACTTCAACAAGCGCTGGGTGCAGGCGCAACCAGTATCCTGCTGGACAACTTCACGCTGGAAGACCTGCGGCAAGCTGTGGCGATCAACCAGAAACGCGCTTTGCTAGAAGCATCAGGCAATGTGGATTTAACGACGGTGCGGGCAATTGCCGAAACAGGCGTGGATAGGATATCCATTGGGGCACTGACTAAGCATATTCAGGCGGTGGATTTAAGTATGCGGATTCAGATGAAGTTGTAGATTATTTAAAATCGCCCATCAACTGTAAAGGCTAATGTTCTTATCTGACATTTGGTTTCGCCTATAGACGAGTTACTTTCTGTTGCTTGCCCCACAGAAAGTAATCAAATAGGAGGGCACCCAGCCATCACCGCCTTCGGCTCCCTTGATTTCATTACTCGTCAGTCGCGGTTGCAGAACTCAACCTGGCAACTTACACAAAACCTAAGCTGCTGCGAGATTCAAACAAGCTGCAACCTTATTCCGCCTGCCAAGCAATGAAATCAAGCGTGATGGGATGGGATTTATCTCGCCAAACGAGCATTGCAGAAGTTTGTAATAGTTAAAAACCCAGTTCTTTTCTTTTAATCCACTACCAGTGGCGCTCACGGGGTTTTCGGGCCCCTATCTGCCGCGCCGAGTAGCGCAGGCAAAACAAGATCAAAGGGAGCGACTGTTCGAGTCCCGCAGCAGCTCACGCATTTTGTGAGCTGCCAGGTCGAGTTTCGTGACCTCTTGTTTTGGTGAGCAACGCAGGGAACAAGCGGAAGCTAGGGTGTCTTGTTCTTTGCCTTCTTTCTTATGGACAAGCATAAGAAAGAATGGTCGCCTAAAGGCGAAATAAAACTCACCCTACCGGGCCGAAGAGTACTCTTGCTCCGAATACGCAGTCATTCAAAAGTGACCATTTCTGCCACATTTCTATGGCATGGTTCTTGCACCATAAGCTGGTACCCCAGCCCTTATGTGTCATGAATAGTCCAGCCCCTTTTTCAATACCCAAATCTTTAGACAGCCTGCGCTTGGGCGATTTATTGCGCATGCTGGTATCAGATGGCCGCATTGACAAGGCATGGGCAGAAAAGCTGCATCAGGACCGCAAGCGCGATAGCTCTAAAGTACACCCGATTATCATTGTGGCCGAGCAAAAGTGGCCTGACCAACGACAATCTTCACAATTACTCACGGTAGATAGCCTCAGCCGATATGTCGCCGACAAGGCTAAAGTCGCTTACTACCAGATTGATCCGCTGAAATTAGATTTCAGCGCTGCAGCACAAATCGTCTCCCAGGCGTATGCTGAGCGGTTGCGCATCATGCCGATAACTGTGAAAGACGGTGTTGCCACCATTGCCACTGCCGATCCTTTCCATCAGGAATGGCTGCATGACCTGGAGCGCATGCTCAAATTGCGCATAGAAGTAGTCATGGTCAATCCGCTGGATTTACAGCGCTATTTGCCCGAGGTATACCAGCTTTCGGCCGCCATTCAGTCGGCTAATGCTGCCAAGGCTGGCCAGATTGTTGGTGTACAAAACTTTGAACAATTAATTGAGCTGGGCAAAGACCGCCAGCTGGATGCCAATGAACAGCATGTCGTGAACATCGTTGACTGGTTGTTTAAATATGCGTTTGAGCAACGTGCCAGTGATATTCACCTGGAGCCCCGCCGTCAGATGGGACTGATGCGTTTCCGTATTGACGGCGTGTTGCACCAGGTTTACCAGTTACCCAGCAACATCATGAACGCCATTACCAGCCGCATCAAGCTACTGGGCCGCATGGACATGGTAGAGAAGCGCCGTCCGCAGGATGGCCGCGTCAAAACCGTCGGGACTGATGGCAAGGAAATCGAACTGCGCTTATCGACCATGCCAACCGCCTTTGGTGAAAAGCTGGTCATGCGGATTTTCAAACCAGATATCCTGGTGCAAGATTTCCAGTTACTTGGTTTTTCCAAACGCCAAAGCGAGCAATGGGCTCAATGGACGCATCAGCCCAACGGCATCATTCTGGTCACGGGGCCCACAGGTTCGGGTAAAACCACCACCTTGTACACCACACTCAAGCAACTGGCTACCGATGAAGTGAATGTCTGTACGGTGGAAGACCCGATTGAGATGATAGAACCCGCATTCAACCAGATGCAGGTGACGCAGAACATCGGGCTAGGCTTTGCGGAAGGCATACGCACGCTGATGCGGCAAGACCCGGACATTATCATGGTGGGCGAAATCCGCGATCAGGAAACCGCAGATATGGCGATACAGGCGGCATTGACCGGGCACCTGGTGCTTTCCACACTGCATACCAATGACGCACCTTCAGCCGTGACACGCTTACTGGACCTGGGTGTACCTGCCTACCTGATCCACTCGAGCCTGCTGGGTATTATGGCGCAACGCCTGGTACGCACTTTGTGTCCACACTGCAAAACGGAGGACGAGATTTCAGACGAGCAATGGGCCAGCGTGACACAGCCGTTTAAAGCTAAAAAACCAGCAAAAACCATGAAAGCAGTTGGCTGCAAGGAATGCCGCCAGACCGGGTATCGCGGCCGGACGGGCATTTATGAAATGCTGACGCTCACGCCCGCGCTACGCAAACTGATCACGCCCGAAACGGATTTACTGCAGTTACGCCAAGCTGCGACACAAGCTGGCATGCAACCTTTGATGCTGAATGGGGCAGAGAAGATTGCGGCCGGGTTGACCACGGTAGAAGAAGTTCTTAAAGTGGCGCCGCCAATTGAGATGGACTAACCTGCAAAAGACCTGCGTTTATTGATAGCGCAAGGCCTCTATGGGATTTAAACGTGCGGCTTTCTTAGCCGGATAAAAGCCGAAAAAGACACCAATACTTGCCGCCACGCTAAACGCGATCAAGACGGAGGCACTCGAGATAATCACTTCAGCCTGGGTGAACACGCTGACCAATATCGCGCCGCTGACGCCGATCACAATCCCAATCAGGCAACCGACGATCGAAATCATGATGGCCTCCAGCAGAAACTGCATGAGAATATCGCGCTCACGGGCGCCTATGGCCATGCGGATACCGATTTCGCGCGTTCGCTCGGTCACCGACACCAGCATGATATTCATAATGCCGATGCCACCTACGAGCAAAGATACCGATGCGATTGCGCCTAACAGTAAAGACATAGTACGCGCGGTTTCAGCGGCAGAATTGGCAATCGCTGTCAGGTTGCGCACAGAAAAATCACTGTCAGCGCCCTCGCGGATATTGTGTCGCTGATTCAATAAACTGTTCAGCGCGTCTTCAACCATGCCCATCATATTATCCGACTCAGCCTGCACCATAATCTGTCGCACCGTACCTGGCAACTGGTTACCAAACAGTTTGCGCTGCGCGGTGGTCAGCGGCACGATGATGGTGTCATCCTGATCGCGGCCATCCAGCGTTTGCCCTTTGCTATCAAGCACGCCCAGCACCACAAAAGGACGCTGGTTGATGCGGATGGTTTTACCAACCGGATCAACGTCCTCTTCACCAAACAGGTTTTGCACGACGGTTTTACCAAGCAAAGCCACGCGTGTGGCAGAGCGTGTATCTGAGGATGAAAACGGATAGCCGGCAAACAAGCTCCAGCCACGGATATCCATGTATTCTGGTGTGGTACCGATAATATCGGTATTCCAGTTATTGCTGGCGTAAACCACTTGGCCTTTGCCCATGGTCACGGGAGCGACACCGACCACGCCATAGAGCTCGCTCATGGCATTGGCATCACGCACATTCAGTGAAGGTGCGTTACCGGTAGCAGTGCGCGCGCCGCCCATTCTGGGCGGGCCAGAGAGTACGACAAACAAATGACTGCCCATGGCACTAATAGAGCGTTTGACCGAAGCCTCAGCGCCTTGACCAATCGCCATCATCAATACCACGGCACTCACACCAATGACCATGCCCAGCATGGTTAGAAACGTGCGTAAGCGGTTGGCACCCATGGCGTGCCAGGCTTCTCCCAACATGGCGCTAAACATTGGCGTTATCCGCACTTAAGGCCCTAGCCCCGGTGTCCTGCACAATCTTGCCGTCCAGGAAACGCACTTGCCGTTTGGCATGCTCGGCAATATCGGTTTCATGCGTGACCAGCACAATGGTAATGCCTTCCTGATTCAGGCCATCAAAAATGGCCATGATCTCTTCACTGGTGGTGCTATCAAGGTTACCGGTGGGCTCATCCGCCAAAATCAGCCGCGGCTGGTTGACCAATGCACGTGCAATCGCCACCCGCTGTTGTTGCCCGCCAGAAATCTGGTTGGGATGCGAGTGCATATGCTTGCTCAATCCTACCTTTTCCAGCAGCACGCGGGCACGCGCATGCCGCTCCTCGTTGCTGACGCCAGCATAAACCAAAGGCAAGGCAACATTATCCAGCAGGCTGGCACGCGCCAGCAGGTTAAATCCCTGAAACACAAAGCCTATGGTCTGGTTGCGCACTTTAGCCACCTGGTCCGCACTCATGGTGGCCACGGCATAGCCATCCAGCACATAGCTACCTGCGCTGGGCATATCCAGGCAGCCCAAAATATTCATAAAGGTAGATTTACCGGAGCCAGAAGGCCCCATGATGGCGACGTAATCTCCCGTCAGCACCTGAAAATTGACGCCTTTTAATACGGGAAAGTCGCCAGCAGCGGTCTGGTAGGCTTTGTACAGATGATTGACGGAGATGACGGCCTGCTGCATAGGCTAGAACATTCTCGGTCCGCGCGGGCCGTTATTATTCCCCGGCCCTTTGTTGGGCGCAGCATTGTCACTTTGTAATTCACCCACAATCACCTTATCGCCCGCGGCCAGGCCTTCACCCGTCACCGCGGTGGAGCGGCCATCGGTGATACCGGCATGCACGCGCACCATGACCGGCTGCCCAGCCCTCAATACATAAATCTTGCCCATCGCATTGCCTGCGGAAGGCGCGTGCCCCTCCCCTTTCGCGCCGCGCTTGCGCCAGCCCCGTTTACCATCGCCACCCTCTTCGGCCGGCGCATGTGTGTTTTTGGCAGTCGCTTCTGCCTTGGGCTTGTACCGCAAGGCCGCATTAGGCACCAGCAAAGCATGACGCGCACGGTCGACAATGATATTGACGTAAGCAGTCATGCCTGGCAACAAGGTCAGGTCCTGGTTATCCACCGATACCACCACGTTATAAGTCACCACATTAGAGGTATTGGTTGAGTTCAAGCGCAGCTGTTTGACCACACCTTCAAAACTGCGGTCAGGAAAAGCATCGACATTAAAATTGACCTTTTGCCCCTCTTTGATTTTGCCGATATCGGCTTCTGCAAAGCTGGTGTCTATCTGCATTTTTGCAAGGTCTTGTGCAATCTGGATCAGCGTCGGGGTCTGAAAACTGGCTGCCACCGTCTGGCCGACATCGACCACGCGATTCACCACCACGCCGGACACAGGAGATCGGATAATACTCAAATTGAGGTTGGTCACATCACGCGCCAGCGCGCCTTTGGCGGTTTCCAGCTGCGCCCTGGCGGATTTCAATACCTGCACGGCCGTATCCAGCTCCTGTCTGGAAACATACTCTTGTGCATATAACTGCCGCATCCGTTTTTCATTGGCAATCGCCAACTCCACCGCTGCTTCGTTATTTCTCACATTGCCCTGTGACTGGGCAATCTGCGCATTAAACAAACGGCTATCCAGCTCTAGCAGCACCTGGTCTTTTTTAACCACGTCATTAAAGTCGACATACATTTTGCGCACAATGCCAGAGACCTGCGTACCCACGCTGATCAGGCTGACCGGGTTCAGTGTCCCGTTGGCAGACACCGTTTGCTCGATATGCCCCTGGGTCACTTCATCCAACCGGTAAAGGTCTTCAGGTTTGGCCTGATGCGTCTGCTTGTAATACCAGTAGCCTGCCGCCACCAGGGCCATTAGCACACCTAAAATAAATAGAGATTTAATCCGCTTCATAAGTATCCATTGATTGAGCAGGCGCCGTGGCGCTGGGTAAATCAGGAGAAACCGCACCGGGTAATGACTGGATCATGGCATGGTCAAGCACACCGATGGCTTGTGCCAGGGTCGCCCGCGCGATATTCGCATTCAGGCTGGCCTGTATGTTTTGCTGTCGCGCGCTTGCCAGTGCACTTTGGGCATTGAGCGTATCAATAATATTACCTACCCCTGCGGTATAGCGGCCAAAAGCCACCCGGTAAGACTGTTCGGCACTTTCGAGCAGGGTTTGGCTGGCAGTCACCGACTGCAAGGCAGTGCGCAGGTTCTGGTAAGCGCTCCACACATCCAGTGAAATTTGCAAACGCAGACTATCGCGCTGTGCCAGCCGCAAGTCAGCACTCGCTTCCGCGGCACGGATACGATAAGTAGGCGCATACCCGGCAAAAATAGGAATGGAAACCGTAAAACCCAGCGTGGTGGCGCTATTGGCGGCATACTGCGAACCATCCTGAAGATTATTGGAGACACCCACGCTGATGGTGGGCTTACTCGCCGCCTTGCTGGCAGCGATGCTGGCTTCTGCCGCCCGCACCTGCGCCTCGCTGGCCAATAAATCAGGGCGACGCTGGCCCGCTTGTTCTATCAGCGTACTCACATCATCAAGGATACCGGGTGGTGTCTCATTGGCACTTTTAGCCAAGGTCATTGAGCGGTTAGCAGGCCAACCCATCAGGTTGGCAAGGTTGCCATAAGCAATGCGGACGTTTCCCTCAATCGTAATGCGTTGCAATGTTAATTGGGCAAAGGCCGTTTGCGCCTGCAACTTATCCGCAGGCGTTGCCACACCGGCCTGGTAACGCGCATTGGCTGCTTTGAAGCTTTCTTCAGCAGCCCGCTCGGCCTGTTGCGTAGCAGAAAGCGCAGCGATATTGGCCTGCACCTGGTAATAAGCGGCAATGGTATTGAGCAATATACTTTGTACCACACTGCTTTGCGTGGCACTGGCAGCCAGCAATAACTGACGTGCACTTTCGATATTAGCTTTGCGGTTACCAAAGTCATACAGCAAGTAGCTCGCCACCAGGCTGTTTGAAAGATTGAGGTTAGGATTGCCGCGCGTGGCCGATTCAGGATTCAGTACGCCCATGTTGCTGGAGACGCTGTCGGTGACCGTCGGCAAATAGGCTGACTTGGCCAAACCTAACTGCGCCGCTTGCACGCGGGCATTAGCCCACATTTCATGCGTTTGCGGGTTATGGCATAAGCTGAGATTCGCCACATCGGCCAGTGTCAGTGGCTGCTGCCAATTTGGCTCACCACAACCAGTGTCACTGCCTAAATATTGGGCAGGGATTTTGGGCAAGGTTTGCACTTGCGTGTCCAGCGGGTCACCATCGTCATAAAACAGTGATTCCTGTGCCTCAAGTGACACACAAGAGCAAAGCATCATTAAGCACACACACTTGCGCATGCCACTCCACTTAATCCACAAAACAGCACAACCTCATAGAAATACGTCGTTTTATCATCGCGTTGCCATGTTAAATGATGCGTGAGCGCGACTAAATAGATGGATACATTTTGATACTTTTAAGGAAGGATGAGTGAACGGACGTAGATAGATAATAAACGCCCGCTAGTAGCGGCATTTAATCCGCTGTGGATTTTATAGGGTGCACGCGCCCATGTATCATTTGTGACAATAAATGCTGGCCAGACAAACGCGATACAACAATCACTGCCAGCACATGAACAACAATAAGCGCCAGCAAACCCAAGCTAAGCGCAGCATGCAACTCAACTGGCCAATCCTCGCCCCACAAGGCATCGGTACGACTCAACCAGCCGGTCAGCGCCAGTGCTGCGATGAATAGCCAGATCAGATAAACCGCCCATTGCCCTAGCGGATTATGTCCCCGATGCGCGGGAACATGCCCTTGCCGCAGTTGAATCAAATGCGCACGGAGGGCACGCCAGCCAGACACATGAAACCGTGCGCTATTCAGGTGGGTCAGGTAACCACCTAGAAGCCGCCCCGCCACCAGCACCAGCACAACATAACCGACTGCGCGGTGCAGCCAATCGGTTTCATACCAGACATAACTCATCAGCCACAGCGCAATAACACCAGCGGCCACCAGCCAGTGAGTTAACCGCACCCACCAGGGCCACAATAGCTCTCCGCGTGCAGACATGTGGCTGGCTAGTCTTTCAACCCGATGGCTTTGACGATCGCCAGGGTTTTCATATCAAAGTAAATCTCGACTTTTTTGCCTTCTTTGCTACGGCCATAAATCTCGTAACAATTACCGTCAATTTTAAATTTTTTGATGGTATAGCCTTCAGCTTCAAGCGCTTCTTTCAGCGTATCTTCTGAAGCCCACTCCTCTTTGGGATAAGACTTGCAATCGGCTGCCGCAAATACGGCTTGTGAGCTTAACAAGCCCAGGGCTAACAACACTGTAAAAGTCATTTTTTTCATCTGTATTTCCTTTTGTTATGCATACAATTCGACCTGGCGTATCTCAGCCAGGGTAGACACACCTGTTAGCGCCATGGTCATTTCAAGTTCGTCACGCAAATAGCGAATGACTTTCGCCACGCCCATTGCACCTTCAGCCGCTAATCCCCAGACATAAGGACGGCCCACACAAACGGCATCTGCACCCATGGCCAACGCCTTGAAGATATCCTGCCCTGAACGGATACCGCTATCGACCAGGATTTTGCATTGCCCGCCTACAGCAGCCACCATCTGTGGCAACACCGCAGCAACTGAAGGCGTACTATCCAGCACCCGGCCGCCGTGGTTAGAGACGACAATGCCCTCACAGCCCAACGTTACAGCTCGTTTAGCATCTTCCGCATGCATTAGTCCTTTGATCAGCAAAGGAATTTTCATCTGTTGCCGCAACCAAGCGACATCTTCCCACGTCGGCGCTTGTGTCATCCAGCCATCGAACACTTGGCTTTGGCCGGGTTTAATGGGCTGCATGGTCAATGGCTGTGCTAAATTCACCGCAGAAACACCGGCAGGTAAATCAATCAATGCCTGCTTCACCGGGGCATCCACAGTAAAAATAATCGCACTTGCTCCAGCCGCCAACGCTTTGTTTAACAACACTGCAGTGGCTTCACGGCTGCCTTGCCAATAAAGTTGAAACCACAGAGGCTGTTGCGCCTGTTTAATGATCTCTTCCACCGGCTGGCTGGCCAGACTACTCACCATCATCTGTCCTTGCTGGGCATTACAGGCCACGGCAGTGCCGATTTCACCATCGGGATGAAACAGTTTCTGGTATGCCACAGGTGCCAGCATAATAGGATGTGCCCACTGCTCACCGAATAACTCGCATTGCGTACTTGGGAGATGCAATGCCTGTAAAGGACGTGGAAGCAGCTTTTTGGCTTGCCACCCGGCTTCATTGCTTTGCAGTTGAGCACCAAGGCCAGCATCAGATTGCAGGTAGTGCCAGATATTCGCAGGGAGCTTGGTTTGCGCCTGCTGCGCAAAAAAGGGTAACAAGGGTAAGGATTGCATGTGCTTACAACGCCCACTGACGCAACAGATTATGGTAAATGCCGGTCAATTGCACCACCTCTGGTGTTTCACCATGTTGCTGCCGCAACCTGACCAGTGCCATATCCATATCAAACAACATACGCCGATGTGCCGCATCGCGTACCATGCTCTGGATAAACATAAAGCTGGCCAACCGTTCACCACGTATCACAGGCGTCACCGCATGCACGGAACTGGAAGGGTAAATCACAATAGCACCGGCTTTAAGCTTGATGCGTTGGTCACCAAACACATCCTGAACCACCAGCTCACCGCCTTCATACTCATCAGGATCGTTAAAAAACAAAGTGGCTGAGACATCCGCACGCACCCGCGCAGTGCCATCCGGCATGCTGCGCATGGCGCTGTCGACATGAAACCCGTAATGGTTGGTTTCGCCGGAATATCGGTTCACAAACGGCGGCAAAATTTTGTCTGGCAGGGCAGCAGAAAAAAATAAAGGATCGCGATGCAATGCCTGCAACACGATCCTGCGAATTTGATCCAGCAACGGATCCAGTTCGGCCAGTTGCTGGTTATTTTTGACTTGTGCTGCCTGCGTACCGGCGGTACTGCGTCCATCTACCCATTGCGCCTGTTTAAGCAGGCCTCGGATAGTCGTTAACTCTTCTTTAAGCAATACATCCGGTAACGTCAGCAGCAAATCAACTCCTAGAACTTATACTCAGTGGTCACAATCGCTTGACGACGGTTACCTGGTGTCACCAAACCACCGTTGTCATACACTGCGTCATAATACTCTTTATCCAGCAAGTTTTTGACATTCAGCCGCACAGCCCATTTGGGTTGTTCATACGATGCCATCAGGTCTACCCGCGCATAACCGGGGGCGGAGTTTGGGTTGAAATGGCCACCGACAAAGGATCCGCTTAAGTTGGCCGAGCCAGGTTGATAGGCATAGCGCTCGCCTTTGGCCTCGATCCCCCCACCAATTTTCCAGGCATCCGTTAATGCATAGGTCGTCCAAATATTTAAGGTACCGATAGGTGTATTTCGCGCACGCTGCCCCTCCACCCGTGCATCTGCATAACTATACACGTTACCGGCAGCGACGTTTTGAGCAGCTTTGATTACGCGCGCATCCAATAATGCAATACCGGCAAATACATCCCAGCGGTCAGTGACTTTACCAGTGACCTCTATTTCAACACCATTCGTCCGACGTTTCCGGGTGAGAATTGCGGATGTTGCCTCAAGGTCAGTGTTTCGCTCCCAGTATTTAGTGGTAGTAAATAAAGCAGTTCGCACTGCCAGATCACCGTCCATAAATAGCCATTTTGAACCAACTTCAAATGTCTTGCTACGCTCTGGATCTTGTGGCACCACAGTCAACTGGTAGAGATCAGCGGTCGGGCTGAAAGAATCACTCCATGTAGCGTAATAGTGTCTGTCTGGATTCGGCTGCCATGACAACCCGGTACGGTAACTGTTTTCACCATAGCTGAGTTTTGGTGAAGTCGCACTGGTATATTTTGAATGCAGCTCATCGCGCCGCACCCCTGCTAACGCAGTCCAGTTAGGCACGAACTCAACACTATCCTGAACATATAGTGCATAGTTATCTGCGTTAAAAGAGTTTTGCAGATTGCCTTTGGCATGTCTTTCATACAATGCGCCACCTGTGGGATCCAGATCGGTCAGCAATCGACGGACAGAGTCTTCTTTTAGGTACTCCACCCCCGACAGCAAAGCATGCTTCATACCGGCCAATTCAAACTTGGTAATGAAGTCAGACTGCAGATTTAAGGTTTCATAATTCAAATAGCGCGCTACGTTACCGCCGGCACTGCCGCTAAATGTTGGCATTGCAGGAGTTGCACCTGTTGGTGGTGTTTTAGCCCAAAATGCTCTGTTATATGTGCCACTACGGAGCTGAGTTCTCACTTGAGTATCTTCAGAAAACTTGTGGGTGAAGATCGCAGTCGTCACACGTGTGTCACTGTCGTCAAAGTTACGGTTATCTCCCCAGAAAGTTTTATCACTAGCGCCTGTTGAAGAACTATTGAGTGGGTGCGTACCCGAGAAACGAACACCAAAATCCGGCACATCCCGCGTTTGGGTGTAAATGTGGTTCAGGAAGAATTCGTTCTCAGTCCCGATACCAGCGCCAAAACTGATAGCCACCCCTTTACGGTCAAAAGATGGACGGTCGCCTGTGGTCGGGTTTTTACGGTAGGTTTCTTCGTACCTATCCATCAAGTTGACGCGAATCGCAGCCGTTTCTGTTAGCTGCTTGTTAAAGTCACCCGTAAACTGGTGATAATCGTACTCACCTAGGCTACCAGTCACGACATTTTTATCACGTAACTCGGCCATCTTACTTACCTGATTGATAACGCCACCGGCCTGACCACGACCGAACAGCATGGCGGCTGAGCCACGCAATACATCCACCTGCTCCAGGTTAAATGTTTC contains the following coding sequences:
- a CDS encoding TonB-dependent siderophore receptor, which translates into the protein MALPAISSAAEEEKTADATQTMTEVKVKSERIQDKPNKGYQATKTRVGKTYQDPQDVPQAVTTLTRELLHDQQVGSLREALRNVVGLSVNAAEGGRAGDNFNLRGFYTFGDIYLDNMRDTAQYNRETFNLEQVDVLRGSAAMLFGRGQAGGVINQVSKMAELRDKNVVTGSLGEYDYHQFTGDFNKQLTETAAIRVNLMDRYEETYRKNPTTGDRPSFDRKGVAISFGAGIGTENEFFLNHIYTQTRDVPDFGVRFSGTHPLNSSSTGASDKTFWGDNRNFDDSDTRVTTAIFTHKFSEDTQVRTQLRSGTYNRAFWAKTPPTGATPAMPTFSGSAGGNVARYLNYETLNLQSDFITKFELAGMKHALLSGVEYLKEDSVRRLLTDLDPTGGALYERHAKGNLQNSFNADNYALYVQDSVEFVPNWTALAGVRRDELHSKYTSATSPKLSYGENSYRTGLSWQPNPDRHYYATWSDSFSPTADLYQLTVVPQDPERSKTFEVGSKWLFMDGDLAVRTALFTTTKYWERNTDLEATSAILTRKRRTNGVEIEVTGKVTDRWDVFAGIALLDARVIKAAQNVAAGNVYSYADARVEGQRARNTPIGTLNIWTTYALTDAWKIGGGIEAKGERYAYQPGSANLSGSFVGGHFNPNSAPGYARVDLMASYEQPKWAVRLNVKNLLDKEYYDAVYDNGGLVTPGNRRQAIVTTEYKF